ataaaatatttcagttttttttctttttttaataattttacttataaaaaatttgattGTTTGCTTAAGTGTTAATGCACAAACATGAGATAATCTCTTTGGTATACTTTTTTTGTAGGCACTTACATAAACAGTAATAAAATAACTTGagaaaatatgaaattttgatttaaaatgttctaaaaaattataaaattcttCAAAAGTATTaatatgataaattttttttaatgatatatacaaaaaacgCTGTATAAATgtttgaattaaaaattgaTTATAACAGTCAGTAGtccttataatttttatatcatttttataaggATATACACAAAACCAAGAATAGTTAAAAGGATCATTTATACCtaaacaataataatttattcttttactTAAGggtttttttaaatattttttttttgatatagattctcttaatttattatataaaatgccACCATAAGAATCTGGAAAGTCTTGAGGATAACAAATAAAGTCATAacatttcataattttttctctttcttttaaACCTATTGCTATAGAACCGTTACGTATTaacaaatgaaataaaatggaactttttttttttgaagggcaaataataaagtatctatgattattattattagtttGATTTACAATTAATATGggtattttaatatatttcttgGAATTTTGCTTAAGATTTTCtttgattttatttaattctttataaacATCacttgtttcttttttttttaatattaaacaattttcatcttttgtaccatcattatttaaacattcatttatgtaattttGTATTGAGTCTTTATCATATGTtagatttaattttttacttagtttttttttcatatatttaagaaattcattattttcaaatgTATGAGTCgattcttttttatctttgaagtaaaaatttaaatcatttgaaattttagttatattttctttttcttcatttttattacttattCCATGCGTAACTACTTCTTTATTATCAGTTGTACTACTTAACAAGTTActattatcattaatattacTTCTAGATActattgttttattataattattacaattattacttaaaatatttgatgAATGAAATGAACTAAAATTGTGAGCATTTCCTAATAATTCACATAAggattttcttttttctttaagtATGTCATAACTCTCAATatacttattattttttaacattttcaaaatagttgtttttacttttttttttttattacttcttATATGTTCATATTTGTTaactttaatatttttaattactttctgttttattttttcattcatAAGTATGTTATTATCGTATTGgctaaattcatttttttttaaaactctgttttcatttttctcttGTATATAATCAAATGcattttctattatattatctacattttttttattattcttaataatattaatatcttTGTTTTCTTTACTCaatgaattaatattatatgattcttttttatctatttgttgtacttcattttcattaattttataatttagcAAAAATGGACCTACACATTTAGGTAGAATAGCATATAATGGAATTACATAGTCATATGGTaaagtaattttttcataGTTATAGTGATAAATATATcgtttcatttttttaggatatttattttttatttttaaaatatttattaacaaTTCAAAACTTCTTGGACCAATCAATTCATAcatacaaatattttttatatgttttacATGAATTGATGAATTTATTTTCTGAAAGTTCTTCATGGTTTCTTTTAAACATAATGGATGAACAAATAACCATATATCTCTTATTTTATCCTCTAattcctctttttttttttcagaacaatccttattattattaagtttatttttattttctttattggcatcattatcaatattattattttttctcttttctttttttaaatgaacaTATGGTTTCAATGTAGATCTCCATAAAAAGTATGCAGGACATATTAGGGGATTTTTTgagttaaaaaaattatcattgttattcttatttaaatcaGAATGATTGCtcatattatcttttttttctttttcatctatatcattattttcatatttataaataaaaatttttcctAATAATATTcctaataaatattttttttttaacatatttGCCTGTTCAATATTTGTGCATTTCTTCAATACATCTATTATAGTATTTTCATCACCACTTAATTGAATTATTTCAATATAAGACATATCATGTATTAATGATTTTCGTTTACTAAATCGAAAAATTCTTCTACTTATTTTACTACAGTTTTTTATAGCTAGTTTATATCCAAAAATACTCATCATATGAAATCTTTTAGAATGATACATATGAGTTTCTaaccaatttttttttttacttctcataataaattttctataaaaatatcCAAAGggaacatttttttttttttttttttttttttttattttaggtTCAGATATTAGCATTTCTTCCAATGTTGCTTTTTTACAAGCTAAGGGTACCCTATAAGGATTAAACGACATACATCTCCTCcttctatttttatgaattctTTGAAAacatcttttaaaaatatttctttttcttaattCTCTTCCAAAGATTAATAAATCCTCGTCttttaagttaaaaaaagaagatatccAAGGTACAGATTCAGTGTTAAAAAAGTTTACATCTGAATTATTTCTAATTTCATATATTGACTTATAtgttttttcatcattttttttttttttatcattcttTTTATCTATTACTTTGACtgtctttttttcattattattgtttttgcttataaaatttatataatttttttctttttcattttgtatTGAAGTAAATTTTGTGGTGTCATTCTCTTCTTCTGtattatctattttattatattgtttttcatcataattctttttatcatcattacttttattacttatatttttttttcctttatctttattaaaatCTACAAacatcttctttttttttattaaatcatatttataaatgagAAGATGTTATTTCAACAATgagtatttatttataattatacaaATTGTTCATATAAAAGGTATGCATAAAGTTCTacttaattataaaaaaatataatataaaataaaaacgtTCAcgttattatttaatatttttcatatgataattaaaaaagtaaagcAAATTAAATGACgtaagaaatattttatgcAAATAATTAAGagatttcttattttttcttatttttttattttttttatttttaagtgTTTATTTCACAAATTAAAATTCAAAATTaacattttaataatacatGAGACTTTATTTCCTtactatttaataaaaatatcaatttttaatttttttttttttttaagcaaATTATTTTGGCAATCTCTTTGTtcatttttccttttcttctaTGAATGTTTTGTTACATACAtatagtttttttaattattttcaatattatttttaaaattatatat
The Plasmodium relictum strain SGS1 genome assembly, chromosome: 1 DNA segment above includes these coding regions:
- the POP1 gene encoding ribonucleases P/MRP protein subunit POP1, putative, which translates into the protein MFVDFNKDKGKKNISNKSNDDKKNYDEKQYNKIDNTEEENDTTKFTSIQNEKEKNYINFISKNNNNEKKTVKVIDKKNDKKKKNDEKTYKSIYEIRNNSDVNFFNTESVPWISSFFNLKDEDLLIFGRELRKRNIFKRCFQRIHKNRRRRCMSFNPYRVPLACKKATLEEMLISEPKIKKKKKKKKNVPFGYFYRKFIMRSKKKNWLETHMYHSKRFHMMSIFGYKLAIKNCSKISRRIFRFSKRKSLIHDMSYIEIIQLSGDENTIIDVLKKCTNIEQANMLKKKYLLGILLGKIFIYKYENNDIDEKEKKDNMSNHSDLNKNNNDNFFNSKNPLICPAYFLWRSTLKPYVHLKKEKRKNNNIDNDANKENKNKLNNNKDCSEKKKEELEDKIRDIWLFVHPLCLKETMKNFQKINSSIHVKHIKNICMYELIGPRSFELLINILKIKNKYPKKMKRYIYHYNYEKITLPYDYVIPLYAILPKCVGPFLLNYKINENEVQQIDKKESYNINSLSKENKDINIIKNNKKNVDNIIENAFDYIQEKNENRVLKKNEFSQYDNNILMNEKIKQKVIKNIKVNKYEHIRSNKKKKVKTTILKMLKNNKYIESYDILKEKRKSLCELLGNAHNFSSFHSSNILSNNCNNYNKTIVSRSNINDNSNLLSSTTDNKEVVTHGISNKNEEKENITKISNDLNFYFKDKKESTHTFENNEFLKYMKKKLSKKLNLTYDKDSIQNYINECLNNDGTKDENCLILKKKETSDVYKELNKIKENLKQNSKKYIKIPILIVNQTNNNNHRYFIICPSKKKSSILFHLLIRNGSIAIGLKEREKIMKCYDFICYPQDFPDSYGGILYNKLRESISKKKYLKKPLSKRINYYCLGINDPFNYSWFCVYPYKNDIKIIRTTDCYNQFLIQTFIQRFLYISLKKIYHINTFEEFYNFLEHFKSKFHIFSSYFITVYVSAYKKSIPKRLSHVCALTLKQTIKFFIKQIDTKKILEWVEHKRIINKNNKDKIEKLKEPVIYKYKNKVIKKNKCERKEKAQMERINLQKSSTDNGKPVDDIILSSKKIIGYVSSGGHVLSKGYGYGIAHISFYFFLENLLNHIFALKLLVSDEIKIKEKGKNFPFIGLIRNVNSAYYHHVWISLVTEDKYLPF